A window from Sinorhizobium fredii encodes these proteins:
- the hutC gene encoding histidine utilization repressor, whose translation MPSMERKSDASAFEDGPIPRYEAVKQFIRSRIESGEWPEHHRIPSENDIVADLGVSRMTANRALRELASEGAITRVQGVGSFVAPHKGSTALLEVRNIADEIRERGHRHSSRIDRLEEISANPDIAGALGLSTGARVFHSIIVHAENGMPIQLEDRFVNPVICPDYLKQDFVSTTPNAYLTLVAPITRTEQVVEAVLPQPWECKLLSIGRNEPCLMIRRRTWSENRNVTVARLIYPGTRYRLEGVSS comes from the coding sequence ATGCCGTCAATGGAGCGCAAAAGCGACGCATCCGCCTTCGAGGATGGACCCATCCCGCGCTATGAGGCGGTGAAGCAGTTCATCCGCAGCCGCATCGAAAGCGGGGAGTGGCCGGAGCATCATCGCATCCCCTCCGAAAACGACATTGTTGCCGATCTCGGGGTCAGCCGGATGACCGCGAACCGCGCCTTGCGCGAGCTGGCAAGCGAGGGCGCCATCACCCGGGTGCAAGGTGTCGGGTCCTTCGTCGCGCCTCACAAGGGCAGCACCGCGCTGCTCGAAGTCCGCAACATCGCCGATGAGATTCGCGAGCGGGGTCACCGTCACAGCTCTCGCATCGATCGTCTCGAAGAGATATCGGCAAACCCCGACATTGCCGGTGCGCTGGGGCTCTCGACCGGGGCACGGGTCTTCCACTCGATCATCGTTCACGCGGAAAACGGCATGCCGATCCAACTCGAGGATCGTTTCGTCAATCCGGTGATCTGCCCCGACTATCTTAAGCAGGATTTCGTGAGCACGACGCCGAACGCCTACCTGACGCTGGTTGCGCCGATCACCCGCACCGAACAGGTCGTCGAGGCGGTGTTACCGCAGCCCTGGGAATGCAAGCTGCTTTCGATCGGCCGCAACGAACCCTGCCTGATGATCCGCCGCCGGACCTGGTCGGAAAACCGGAATGTCACGGTCGCGCGGCTCATCTATCCCGGTACGCGCTATCGCCTCGAAGGCGTTTCATCGTAA
- the hutF gene encoding formimidoylglutamate deiminase, which yields MSAFSAHRLFAEQALLSTGWAENVVISLDSDGCIAAVETARAPAAGDERIAGPLVPAMSNLHSHAFQRAMAGLAEVAGSGDDSFWTWRETMYHTVGLVDPDDIEAIAAKLYVEMLKGGFGRVVEFHYLHHQADGTSYADPAEMSLRILNAARTTGIGLTHLPVFYAHANFGGMEPNPGQRPFLHDPDRFLALLERLVPASAEAGAELGYAIHSLRAATPQEMREILGSAPVSGPIHIHVAEQTREVEDCLAWSGRRPVEWLLDEMPVDERWCAIHATHMTPEETERLAKSGAVAGLCPATEANLGDGIFPATDFLAAGGRLGIGTDSHVATSVAEELRLLEYGQRLRDRRRNRLAAPGASVGRTIFDAALAGGARAAGLGTAGIQVGARADLVVLDGANPYIAAASGNQFLDRWLFALGGETVRDVMVAGQWKIRNGHHDREEDIDRAFARVLTKLK from the coding sequence ATGTCTGCCTTTTCCGCTCACCGGCTCTTTGCCGAGCAGGCGCTTCTGTCGACCGGTTGGGCGGAGAACGTGGTCATTTCCCTAGACAGTGACGGATGCATTGCCGCCGTCGAAACGGCCCGGGCGCCGGCAGCGGGCGACGAACGCATCGCCGGCCCCCTTGTCCCGGCCATGTCGAACCTGCATTCCCATGCCTTTCAGCGCGCCATGGCCGGCCTTGCCGAAGTGGCCGGTAGCGGCGACGACAGCTTCTGGACATGGCGCGAGACAATGTACCACACCGTCGGCCTTGTCGATCCGGACGATATCGAGGCGATCGCCGCGAAGCTCTATGTGGAGATGCTGAAGGGTGGCTTCGGCCGAGTGGTCGAATTCCACTATCTTCATCACCAGGCGGACGGCACCTCCTATGCCGATCCAGCGGAAATGTCGCTGCGCATCCTGAACGCCGCCCGTACGACCGGCATCGGACTCACGCACCTGCCGGTTTTCTACGCGCATGCCAACTTCGGCGGCATGGAGCCCAATCCGGGCCAGCGCCCTTTCCTTCACGATCCGGATCGCTTTCTTGCCCTGCTCGAACGGCTGGTTCCGGCGAGCGCCGAGGCCGGCGCCGAGCTCGGTTATGCCATCCATTCCCTGCGCGCCGCCACGCCCCAAGAGATGCGAGAGATCCTCGGGTCGGCACCGGTTTCCGGACCGATCCACATCCACGTCGCGGAGCAGACCCGCGAGGTCGAGGATTGCCTCGCCTGGAGCGGCCGTCGCCCAGTCGAATGGCTGCTCGACGAAATGCCGGTCGACGAGCGCTGGTGCGCCATTCATGCGACGCATATGACGCCGGAGGAAACCGAGCGGCTGGCGAAATCGGGAGCGGTTGCCGGTCTCTGCCCGGCGACCGAGGCCAATCTCGGCGACGGCATCTTTCCCGCCACCGATTTCCTTGCCGCCGGAGGACGTCTCGGCATCGGCACCGACAGCCATGTGGCGACCAGCGTCGCGGAAGAGCTCCGGCTTCTCGAATACGGCCAGCGGCTGCGCGACCGCAGGCGCAACCGGCTCGCCGCTCCCGGCGCCTCGGTCGGCAGGACGATCTTCGACGCCGCACTCGCCGGCGGTGCCCGGGCGGCCGGTCTCGGTACGGCGGGCATTCAGGTCGGCGCGCGGGCGGACCTCGTCGTGCTCGATGGCGCCAATCCCTATATCGCCGCGGCAAGCGGCAATCAGTTTCTCGACCGCTGGCTTTTTGCGCTCGGCGGCGAGACGGTCCGCGACGTCATGGTCGCCGGCCAATGGAAGATCCGCAATGGACACCATGACCGGGAGGAAGACATCGACCGCGCCTTCGCGCGGGTTCTCACCAAGCTGAAATAG
- a CDS encoding ABC transporter substrate-binding protein yields MSISTMKLTFAAAGLMLAASASAANASYCSDGKTVTFAGIDWESGAFITEVMKTILAKGYDCQVDSIPGNSVTLEQATANNDVQIFAEEWLGRSDVWNKAVEEKKVVAVGKTFVGASEGWFVPDYVVHGDPARNIEAKAPDLKSVSQLSDPKVVEVFADPEEPSKGRFLNCPSGWTCEGVSTAKLEAYKLGEAYVNFRPGTGTALDSAITSAYLQGEPILFYYWSPTAIMGKFKLVQLEEPAYNEACWKELSSANGKRDQGCAFPSVEVAYGVNSTFASEAPEIIAILEKATFPLEAVNGSLAYMADNKVDAAAAAAEFLKTKADVWGKWVSEEARGKIEASLK; encoded by the coding sequence ATGTCGATCAGCACTATGAAACTCACCTTCGCCGCCGCCGGCCTGATGCTTGCGGCTTCTGCGAGCGCGGCCAACGCCTCTTATTGCAGCGACGGAAAGACCGTGACCTTCGCCGGCATCGATTGGGAAAGCGGCGCCTTCATCACGGAAGTCATGAAGACGATCCTGGCTAAGGGCTACGATTGCCAGGTGGATTCCATACCCGGCAATTCCGTCACGCTCGAGCAGGCGACCGCCAACAATGACGTACAGATTTTTGCCGAGGAATGGCTCGGCCGCTCCGACGTCTGGAACAAGGCGGTCGAAGAAAAGAAGGTGGTTGCTGTCGGCAAGACCTTCGTCGGTGCCAGCGAAGGCTGGTTCGTGCCGGACTATGTCGTCCACGGCGATCCCGCTCGCAACATCGAAGCCAAGGCGCCGGATCTCAAGAGCGTCTCTCAGCTTTCCGACCCTAAGGTCGTCGAAGTGTTTGCCGATCCGGAGGAGCCGTCCAAGGGGCGCTTCCTGAATTGCCCCTCCGGCTGGACCTGCGAGGGCGTCAGCACTGCCAAGCTCGAAGCCTACAAGCTCGGCGAGGCCTATGTGAACTTCCGGCCCGGCACCGGCACGGCGCTCGATTCGGCGATCACCTCCGCCTATCTCCAGGGCGAGCCGATCCTCTTCTACTACTGGTCGCCGACGGCCATCATGGGCAAATTCAAGCTCGTCCAGCTGGAAGAGCCGGCATACAACGAGGCCTGCTGGAAGGAACTGAGCAGCGCCAACGGCAAGCGCGATCAGGGCTGCGCCTTCCCTTCCGTCGAGGTCGCCTATGGCGTGAACAGCACCTTCGCTTCGGAGGCTCCGGAGATCATCGCGATTCTCGAAAAGGCGACCTTCCCGCTCGAAGCGGTCAACGGCAGCCTTGCCTATATGGCCGACAACAAGGTCGACGCCGCCGCTGCCGCCGCGGAATTCCTCAAGACCAAGGCCGACGTCTGGGGCAAATGGGTTTCCGAAGAGGCCCGCGGCAAGATCGAAGCGAGCCTCAAATAA
- a CDS encoding ABC transporter permease — MFPDSLNLSIRAPVNEFIQALVTNYGWVFKAISGVILKAVLFIEWILRGLPWWLVILAFMALAWQSSKRWTLTLAVGALLLAVGVLGLWDLTMQTLALMLMATIVSVVVGVPIGILVAKSRVVRNVTLPVLDVMQTMPSFVYLIPALMLFGLGKVPAILATIIYAVPPLIRLTDLGIRQVDGEVVEAATAFGGSPTQILFGVELPLATPTIMAGLNQTIMMALSMVVVASMIGARGLGEQVLNGIQTLDVGKGLEAGIGIVILAIVLDRITQGFGKPRTEDARNG; from the coding sequence ATGTTTCCGGACTCTCTCAATCTTTCGATCCGCGCCCCGGTGAACGAGTTCATCCAGGCGCTCGTCACCAACTACGGCTGGGTGTTCAAGGCGATCAGCGGCGTCATCCTGAAGGCCGTGCTGTTCATCGAATGGATCCTGCGCGGCCTGCCCTGGTGGCTGGTGATTCTGGCCTTCATGGCGCTTGCCTGGCAGAGTTCGAAGCGCTGGACGCTGACGCTTGCCGTCGGTGCCCTGCTTCTCGCCGTCGGCGTGCTCGGCCTCTGGGACCTGACGATGCAGACATTGGCCCTGATGCTGATGGCAACCATCGTCTCGGTGGTAGTTGGCGTGCCGATCGGCATCCTGGTCGCCAAGAGCCGCGTCGTGCGCAACGTCACCCTGCCGGTCCTCGACGTCATGCAGACAATGCCGAGCTTCGTCTACCTAATCCCGGCGCTGATGCTCTTCGGTCTCGGCAAGGTGCCGGCGATCCTCGCCACCATCATCTATGCGGTGCCGCCGCTGATCCGCCTGACAGATCTCGGCATCCGCCAGGTCGACGGCGAGGTTGTCGAAGCGGCAACCGCCTTCGGCGGCAGTCCGACGCAGATCCTCTTCGGCGTCGAGCTGCCGCTCGCCACTCCGACCATCATGGCCGGCCTCAACCAGACGATCATGATGGCTCTGTCGATGGTCGTCGTCGCCTCGATGATCGGCGCGCGCGGTCTCGGCGAGCAGGTGCTGAACGGCATCCAGACGCTCGACGTCGGCAAGGGGCTCGAGGCCGGCATCGGCATCGTTATTCTCGCAATCGTGCTCGACCGCATCACGCAGGGCTTCGGCAAGCCCCGGACGGAGGACGCCCGCAATGGCTGA